In Oncorhynchus gorbuscha isolate QuinsamMale2020 ecotype Even-year linkage group LG08, OgorEven_v1.0, whole genome shotgun sequence, one genomic interval encodes:
- the ogfrl1 gene encoding LOW QUALITY PROTEIN: opioid growth factor receptor-like protein 1 (The sequence of the model RefSeq protein was modified relative to this genomic sequence to represent the inferred CDS: deleted 1 base in 1 codon), with product MGNLIGSLRYKEPSTVEECDSTWESDSECDEQPGDEDSGISECVSPPLTGRCGEQADMSPQFSDSSTKMKRSFYAAKDLYKYRHSYPNYKEPRLPNEYRNLRFYLNTIPLIPDVIFIEEILTKWKGDYDKLEHNHTYIQWLFPLREQGLNLYAQELTQEEIKEFLSTREAKRRFLLAYTLMLDFYGIKLLDKIGNVTRASNWQERFQHLNESQHNYLRITRILKSLGELGFEAFKAPLVRLLLDEALCRGTLPNMLHSILEYYIYTIRSRSLRRSLLRYAQQHYQPANTFLWGPPARRRGTGAGPGSILERERSGGDPHRARNPLTKQDSGGGGDGGGEGKGTKGCTASTKSLQEGVKGEYIETVPLED from the exons ATGGGAAATCTGATAGGCAGTTTGCGCTACAAGGAGCCGAGCACTGTGGAAGAATGCGACTCGACGTGGGAGTCAGACTCGGAATGCGATGAGCAGCCGGGTGATGAGGACAGCGGGATATCCGAGTGTGTCAGCCCCCCCTTGACGGGGAGATGCGGCGAACAAGCGGACATGTCCCCGCAG ttcTCTGACTCTAGCACCAAGATGAAGAGGAGCTTTTATGCTGCAAAGGATCTTTACAAATATCGCCACAGCTACCCG aaCTACAAGGAGCCCCGGTTACCTAATGAGTACCGCAACCTTCGCTTCTACCTGAACACGATCCCTCTAATACCAGATG TCATCTTCATTGAGGAGATCCTGACCAAATGGAAAGGAGATTATGACAAACTGGAGCACAACCACACCTACATACAGTG GCTTTTCCCTCTGAGGGAACAAGGGCTCAACCTCTATGCTCAAGAACTCACTCAGGAGGAGATCAAG GAATTCCTAAGCACTCGGGAGGCCAAGCGGCGATTCTTGCTGGCGTACACACTCATGCTGGATTTTTACGGAATCAAACTCCTGGATAAGATTGGGAATGTCACCCGAGCTTCCAACTGGCAAGAACGCTTCCAGCACCTCAATGA gtCACAGCACAACTACCTGCGGATCACGCGCATTCTCAAGTCTCTGGGTGAGCTTGGCTTCGAGGCCTTCAAAGCC CCCCTGGTGCGTCTGCTGCTGGACGAGGCTCTGTGTCGAGGCACCCTGCCCAACATGCTGCACAGCATCCTGGAGTACTACATCTACACAATCCGCTCACGCTCCCTCCGCCGCAGCCTGCTCCGCTACGCACAACAGCACTACCAGCCAGCCAACACCTTCCTCTGGGGGCCCCCGGCCAGGAGAAGAGGAACTGGGGCCGGGCCAGGATCCatcctggagagggagaggagcggaGGAGACCCCCATAGGGCTCGTAATCCGCTGACAAAGCAGGActcagggggagggggggatgggggaggagagggtaagGGAACCAAGGGCTGTACCGCTTCCACGAAATCCCTCCAGGAGGGGGTGAAGGGCGAGTACATTGAGACTGTACCACTGGAAGACTGA